The sequence TCCACCCGGCCGACCAGCCGGCCGCCGGTCAGCACCGGCATCGCGAAGTAGCCGTGCACCCGCTTGTGCTTGGGGGTGTACGCCTCGAGGCGGTGGAGCATGCCGAAGATCCGCTCGGTGCGCGGGCGTTCCCAGATCAGTGAGTCGAACGGCGACAGCAGGGTGGTGCGGTGGCGGCCGCGCGGCGTGGTGGCGAGTGCCTCCGGGTCGGCCCAGGCCGCGCCGGGGGTGCCGTCCGGGCCCCAGCCGGCCACCGTGACCGGGACGAGTCCGGAGTCCGGCAGCACCGCGTCCACCTGGTCGGCGCGCAGCCGGTGGTAGTCGGCGATGTCGGCGCGGGTGCCGACGCCGAGGGCCGCACCGGACTGGGCGACCAGGGTGCGCAGGCACTCGGCGTCGTCCGGTTCGGCGGCGAACAGCTCGGCCGGGACGGCCTGTTCGGCCAGCGCGTAGACGCGCTTCCAGCTCCTGCGCTCGGTGCAGACCACATCGCCGAAGGCCAGGGCCCGCTCCACCGCGATCTTGGTGTCCGACCAGTCCCACCACTCGGCGGTCTTCTTGGCGCCGCCCAGCTCGGTGGAGGTGAGCGGGCCCTCGGCGCGCAGCCG comes from Streptomyces sp. TLI_053 and encodes:
- a CDS encoding crosslink repair DNA glycosylase YcaQ family protein, which translates into the protein MTASTPGPAPAPSSLPAPVTALGADDARRIALRAQGLLGAPDRRGGVPGVLRRLGSVQLDTISVLARSHELVPYARLGAVGRPAVEAAYWGAGATFEYWSHAACILPMEEWPLFAFRRRRYRAKDNVWGKQSEAATYRSVLDRLRAEGPLTSTELGGAKKTAEWWDWSDTKIAVERALAFGDVVCTERRSWKRVYALAEQAVPAELFAAEPDDAECLRTLVAQSGAALGVGTRADIADYHRLRADQVDAVLPDSGLVPVTVAGWGPDGTPGAAWADPEALATTPRGRHRTTLLSPFDSLIWERPRTERIFGMLHRLEAYTPKHKRVHGYFAMPVLTGGRLVGRVDPAREGRTLVARQVSLDSPRHLEALADALREAAGWVGCDTVRVEALQDDSLRPALERLLA